CTGTTGCCGGTGCTGGTGATCACGGCGGCGCATTCGAGGTTTGTGGTCGGTCGGATGATCCCGACCCGGACGACCGAGGATCTGCTGCTGGGATCGTGGGAGTTGATCCAGCAGCTCGGGCGGGTCCCGCGCAGGTTGATCTGGGACAACGAGGGCGGTATCGGGAGAGCGCATCGCCCTGCCGCCGGTGTTGCCGCGTTCATGGGGACTCTCGCGACGAAGCTGGTGTTGCTGCCGCCGCGGGACCCGGAATCGAAAGGTGTCGTCGAGCGGCGCAACGGGTGGTTTGAGACCTCGTTCATGCCCGGCCGGTCCTTCACGTCCCCGGCGGACTTCAACACGCAGTTCACCGACTGGCTGGCCAAAGCGAATACTCGGGTGGTGCGTACGATCCGGGCTGCGCCGACGTCTCGGTTGGACGCGGACCGGGCCGCGATGCTGCCGTTGCCGCCGATCCCGATCCATCTGGGCTGGCGCAATAGCATCCGGTTGGGCCGGGACTACTACGTCCGCCTCGACACCAACGACTACTCCGTGGACCCGACAGTGATCGGCCGGATGGTCGATGTCACGGCCGACCTGGAGCGGGTGAAGGTCCGCGCGGACGGCCGAGTCGTCGCCGACCATGCCCGGGTTTGGGCGCGTGGGACCACGGTCACCGACCCGGCCCACGTGGAGATCGCCGCGCGGCTCCGTAAACAGTTCCAGCAACCCCGCGCGGTCGCGGTCGGCGACGATCTGATCCGGGATCTGGCCGACTACGACCGGGCGTTCGGGCTGGTCACCGGCGACGGGAACAGCTGATGGCGTCGGGCAAGACCACGGACGCGGTCAAGCAGATCACGTATCTCGCCGGCGCGCTGAAAGCACCTCGGATCACTGAAGCCGCCGGCCGGATGGCCGACCAGGCCCGGGATGCCGGCTGGTCGTTCGAGGACTATCTCGCCGCGGTCCTGGAGCGTGAGGTTTCAGCACGGAACGCGTCCGGCGCGGAGCTGCGGATCAAAGCAGGAGGGTTCCCCGCGAGGAAGACCCTCGACGACTTCGATTGGGATGCCCAGCCGACCGCACGGCAGCAGATCGCCGCCCTGGCATCCGGAGGGTTCCTGCTCGAAGCGCAGAACGTCGTGCTGCTCGGACCGCCCGGAACCGGGAAGACCCACCTCGCCACCGCGCTGGGGATTGTCGCCGCCAAGCACGGGCACCGGGTGTTGTTCGCGACCGCGACGGACTGGGTCACCCGCCTCACCGACGCCCACCGGCAAGGCCGGCTCCCGCAAGAGCTCGCCCGGCTCCGACGTTACGGGCTGATCATCGTCGATGAAGTCGGTTACCTGCCGTTCGAGCAAGACGCCGCGAACCTGTTCTTCCAACTCGTCTCGTCCCGCTACGAACACGCCTCGCTGATCCTCACCAGCAACCTGCCGTTCTCCGGCTGGGGCGGCGTGTTCGGGGACCAAGCCGTCGCCGCCGCGATGATCGACCGCATCGTCCACCACGCAGACGTCCTCACCCTGAAGGGCGCCAGCTACCGACTCCGCGGACGAGGCATCGACAGCCTCCCAAGCATCCGCACCACCACCGACGAAACCCCTGGCTAGACTGCCCGCAACTGTTCACTTTTCAAACGTCGAAACTGACCAGTTCTCCAGCGCCGCCGACATGTACGCCGCCGACCCGGTGGATATGAACGAACTGGAGGGAGGAACGACGACGTATCCGCCCTCGCCGCGAAAGTCGATGTGCGCGCGAGCTGATTGCCAGCATCGCTGAAAGGAGGCCGTCGCCGGGAAGTAGATATGCATCCCACCCGAGGGCGTTCTTACCCGTGCGATCTCGCCTTCCAGCAGTCCTTCTTCGACCGCGCGATGGAACGCGGGGAAGCCCGTTCCATCGGCTTTCACGTCGACATCGACGACGTCGACACCCGACGCGAGTCCAGTCGGCATGCCGATGTTGGCTCGCGGCGAGCGACGCCACCACGCGATGACTTGATCGACGTCACAGGTAGCGTCGAGGAATCCTGCGCGGGTCAACGGCCGCTTTCCACCTGGCTCGCAGGGGAAGATCGGCAAACCCGAGCGCACGAAGCGCATCGCTGCTTCCCTCGTGCCGAGGCGACTGACCTGCAGAAGGACGTCGGCCACGCTCATGAGATGCTCCGCGCCGTAGTGCGGTCCGCTGTGCGTCCAGGAGTGGTGTGAGTGGTTGCATGACGTGGCGGCGCCTGTCCGTACGCGGATCGATCCAGACCAGGAGGGTCACCCGCCGGCATCTGTTCACTTGGCAGCATCTCGAGGACAGCAGCTGCAGCGCGCCGCACCCGTTCGCCTGTGCGCTGCACGACAACAAGTGCATCCGCGTCCGCAACAGACGATGCCCAAGTGGCGACATACGGGATGGTGTACTCCTGAGTGTCCATTCCGTGCGCCGCCGCGATCATCAGTGCGACTGATTCAGCCTCGACCTCACCGATTCCTCGGTGCGCGAGAGCCTCGTGGCCGGGCCCGTGCAGTCGGATGTGAGCGAGCTCGTGAGCGAGCGTCTTCGTACGGGCCGCGTCATCCATATCCGCCCGAACTGCGACGGTCTTCGTCGAGTAGTCAGTGCGCCCGTTCGCACCGCCGATCGATGTCGCGCTCGCCACGAGTGACAGCGTGAAGCCCTCTTGATCGACGAGCGATGCGAGCCCAGTCCAAAGTCCGGCCGGCGCAACGCCGCGCAGAAGGTGTGGTCGTGGAACTTCGACGATGGGTCGACCAATTGTCTGCGAAATGTCCCAGACGTACGCCGGCCGCGCCCCGACGACGCCCGTGCGCACAACCTCGCCAGAGCGCGGGCGTTCGCGTGGCGCGAGTCGTCGCCACGACGAGACATCGAGCGGACTCGTTGTTGCAAACCGGGCGGTCCGCGGTGCGAAGATCATGTAGCCGTGCTGGCCGGACAGCACGCTTCGGTCGACTGCGTGCCATTGCTTGAATCCAGCAACGTATGTCGGCGACGTCTCTGAGACTCTGCCTGCTTCGAATGCGGCGGCGTGTTGCGACCAGATGAGCAGGGTGTTGTTGAACGAGCGAGAGCGGAAATGGGCCGCGAACTCGATCGATCGCTTCCAGTCATCGGTTTCGATCAACGCCTCAACGGAGCGTACGAGTCGGTCGTGTACCTCGTTCAGCCGGGCCTCGGCATCGGGCCTTGTCGTTTGGTCGGACACGACGTTCACCTTCCCTGAGTGACGATGCGCTGAATTATGCGCGTCCATGACACTGAGGTGCTCCATGGGGAGCAGATGAGGCACTTCGCCGTGACCGCACCGCTTGAGCGGGGTCATCAGAGTGCGAAAGTGCAAGATCCATCGGTTCGGAACTGATCCTTCCGAACGGCGTTTTCGCGAAGCCGACGCGTAGGTCGACCACCCGAATTCTGAGTCAGTCCGTCCTTCTCATCACCTCCGTTGAACATGTCTAAATCGCTACCATCTCTGGTTTACCACCGCATTTGCACATGTGCAACCCTTGAAAGGAGCATGTCCAAGGATTAGGTTGAGCATGTCCAAATCTGTGTCTTGCGCACAGAAATCAGGCGACGATGCCTTGCCTTACCCGAGGGTGAGAGGTGGTCCAGTGAGATGACGGAGATCGACGAGAAATCAGCTGCTCAGCATCTGGCCAAGCGCCTCAGGCTCTTGCTAGATGTGTCTATCGCGGAATCCGGAGCTGAGCCGACGTATGGACAGATCTCCGCGTTCTTGCAAGCGCGAGGAGCGAGTCTGTCGCGATCGCGGTGGAGCTACATGGTCAATGGGCACCGATATGTGAGAGACCCGTTGATCGTCGACGGTCTGGCGGCGTTCTTCGACGTCGATGCGCCGTTCCTGCTGGGGGACGAGGGCGCCGCGACACCTGAGAAGGTGAACGCGCAACTCGACCTGGTTCGGTCGATGCGCGCAGCACGGGTCAAGTCATATGCCGCGCGAACGCTGGGGGATGTTTCGCCCAAGGCGCTGAATGCAATCAGCAAGTTCTTGGATGAGGAGATGAAACAAACCTGAGCAGTGCCACGCGGGTCCTCGCCAACCCACCCGTGCGCATGCTCCCGGAAGGGAGTGAGACACGTGAATATCGAAAAGACCGTGGTGACGGCCGTGGAAGAGCTCGCGCTCGGCAGCGCCTTCACGTTCGACGATCTGGTAGCCGCAATTCAGGATCGCCGCCAGCGAAAACTGAGAATCGTTGAACTCACCGAACTCGGTGAACATGACGGCATGTGCGCGATGTGGCTGGTCACGGAGTCTGAAGACCTGGTCCTCCACGCGCGCAGTGAGTCGCTGCTTCATCGACAACAGTTCGTTCTTCACGAGTTCGCGCACATGATCCTTGGCCACGGCGACGACGATGACTGCTCGTCCGACGATCGCCTGTTCCCCGACATCCCCCCGCACACCCGTCGGCGGTTGCTCGCACGGCAAGACCTGGATTCGGACAGTGAAATCGCTGCGGAGGCCCTTGCCGATCGACTTGCAGCAGCGATCAGGGGGTCAGCCTTCGCGGAGTCTCGTTACCTGGAGATCTTCGGATGATCCAGATAGCGATCGCGGCGCTGATGTGGGTGCTGGTCATCAGCCTGTTGATCCTGCGCCGTCGACGTTCGGAGCGGACGATCACCTACGCCGCGGTCACAATCGCAATCGCGATGACGCTCAGCGTGGATACCGTGTACACGACGGTGGATGCCGCGCTCGGCGGCGCAAACTTCGGAACGCTTGTCGCCGAGGTTGCACTGATGGTCGGCGTCTTCTTCCTCGGTCGAGGAATCATGAAGGCAGCGGAGTATTCTCCGCGACCGGTGCGCATTGCGCTCGGGCCTGTCACGCTCGGTGTCGCGCTCGCAGGCGTTGTCGTCTCGTTCATCTTGATCGACAAGGGCTCCACAACAACGAGTTTCATGCTCGATCTCGGCGACCAGCCGCCGGCGGCCGCGTACTCGATGATTCAGTTCACGTATTACGGCATCGTCGTTGCCGCCATGGCCGCCGTCGCCGTCCGGCAATTTCGACTTCGCAACGGAGCGCAGCGAGTTCCTGCCGGCTCGCTGATCGCCGGTGCAGTACTCGGCGTCGCGCTGAGCCTCGTCGTTCTCGTCATGGACATCGCGCATCTCACCGGAAACCTGAACCTGATGACAGCGTTTGGCTCGGCCTACGGTCCGCTCTTCTTCCTGACCTTCCTGTTCCTCTGCATCGGTCTGGCAAGTCAGCCGGCCGTACGGTACGTGGGGGAGCGCAGGCGCCTGGCGCGTACGCAGACGTACGTGCGGCAGCTGACGCCGTTGTGGGATGCCGCCACTCGCGTACGACCAGGATTGAGCCAGCGAGACGCGACGGCAATCCGCCTCGAAGATCCAGAAACGGTACTTCATCGGGAAGTGGTCGAGATTCGCGATGCGATGATCGACCCACGAATCGAATTCGATCCGACCACCGATGACCGTCACCTGCTGGATCGAGCCGAGGCGCACCTCCTGGGCTCGAAAACGCGCTGACACCAGTCGATTGCGAGCGAAGGCGGAGGTCATGCGCACACTCGGCGTGGCGGCGTGGACGCTGGGCACCTCCGCGACCGCGTGCGGAATTGGCTTGGGTGCGCTCATCGCGCGCAAGCTGACGGCGCCGGTATTTCCACGGTCGTTCGACCTTGTGATCCGAGACGTCGAGATCACTGACGGTGAGCGAGTCGTCGTACTCGATCGCAACCGTCAGACGAGTGCTCGAGGCACATACTCGCTCCTCTTTGCGGACGGCGGATGGGCGCAGCTTGCCGCCGAGGCGGTCGATCGCGGATCAAGTCGAGTCGCCCGTGTCGTCACCCAATCGTCGACTGGGCTCACCCCTTCGATTGGGGATCCAGTTGCGTGGAGTGGGATCTTCTTCACGACGCCCGCTGCAGCTGGCCTAGCAGCGCAAGACGTGCATATCTCGACTCCGGTTGGCTCCGCACCGGCATCACTCATCCGAGGTGAGGGCGAGAACGCATCCACCTGGGCCATTCACATTCATGGAATGGGCAGTCCGCGTTCGGGACCGTTGCGCGGCGCGCGCGTGGCATCGTCGCTCGGCCTCACCTCGCTGATCGTGAGCTACCGAAACGATGGCGAAGGACCGTACACCCGTTCCGGACGTTCGATGCTCGGCGCCGAGGAGGTCGATGACGTCGATAGCGCCCTTCGATACGCCCTCGAGCACGGAGCCCAGCGCATCGTGCTCTTTGGATGGTCGATGGGCGCAGAGATCGCTCTGCAACTCGCGACGCACGCGACACGACAGATCGGCGTGAGCGCGATGGTGCTCGAATCCCCGGTGCTTGACTGGATCGCGACGATTCGAGCCAACTGCAGGCGTGCCGGCATCCCTGCTGCTGCGGGCGTGCTCGCAGTCCCATGGCTGAGCATTGCGCCGCTGGCCCGTGTCATCGGGCTCGCCGGACGCATACCATTTCACACGCTCAACTGGATCGCCCGCGCACGGGAGCTCACGACTCCGACGCTCATCCTCCACGGATCGCGCGACGATTCGGCGCCGCTCCACGTCTCTCGAGATCTGGCGAAGCTTCGCCCCGACATCGTTCACCTGGAACAATTCGAATCCGCGCACACCATGACCTGGAACTCTGATCCTCAACGCTGGGACGCCATCGTCGCCTCCTGGCTCACGCAGCAGTTCGACGAGATCTGACCCCGACTTTCGCTCGCGAACCCCGTGCCTCAAGAATCGGCACGCCTCTTGCAGATCGAGGGCGCGCACCTCCTGTCTGAGAATCGGAGGACCGGCGGTGACAGTCTCGATGCGGGTGATGAGTGCTGGCGACGGTTACAAGTACCTGCTTCGCACCGTCGCCGCCGGAGACGGCATCCGGTCTTTGTCTACGCCGCTGACTCGCTACTACAGTGCAGATGGCACTCCGCCTGGCCGCTGGATGGGAACTGGTGTCGACGCACTGGCGTCCAGCATCCGTCCCGGCGACAGTGTGACAGAGGCACAACTGCAGATGCTCATCGGAATGGGCCGTCATCCGGTCAGCGGAGCGCCACTTGGCCGCGCGTATCCCCACTACGGCAATGGCGAGGGAGCAGGCGGAGAGTCCATGTCGCGTCAGCGCGCTGTCGCGGGCTTCGACTTCACCTTCTCTATCCCGAAATCGGCGAGTGTGCTCTGGGGTGTTGCAGACGCAACGACGCAGGAACTGATCGTCGACGCGCACCATCGCGCCGTCGCACACGTCGTTGCGTACCTCGAACGCCAGATTGCTGCGACCCGCACAGGCGCAACCTCCGTTGACGGAGCTGTTGCGCAGGTCAGCGTCAATGGGATCATCGCAACGGCGTTCGATCACTTCGACAGTCGCGCCGGCGACCCCCACCTGCACACCCACGTTGTCGTGAGCAACAAGGTGCAGACATCGCTCGACGGCAAATGGCGATCGCTAGACGGTCGACCGCTCCACGCAGCAGTCGTTGCGCTCTCCGAATTGCACGAAGCGATCTTCACCGACGAACTCACCCGCGCGCTCGATGTCAACTGGGAACCGCGACAGCCGGGTAGGGATCGCAACACCACGTGGGCGATTGCCGCGGTGCCAGAGCAGCTGGTGAGCGAGTTCTCCACTCGTGCACATGCGATCAGTGAGGAGACGGATCGCCTGATCGAGACATACGTTGCAATGCACGGCCACCGCCCAAATCCCGCAACGATGATGAAACTTCGAGCGCAGGCGACCTTGACGACGCGCCCCGAAAAGGAAGTGCATTCACTCGCTGAGCTCACAGCCGGATGGCGCGACGGTGCAACGCGTGTACTCGGGCATGACGTAGCTGGATGGGCTAGAGAGGTGGTCGCCACGGAGCCAGCCCCGGCGCTGTTGCGCGCCAATGACGTGAAGCCTGATCGCATCAATGCGCTGGGCAGCAGCGTGATGCTCGCCGTCGCCGAGAAGCGAACAACCTGGCGTCGCTGGAACCTCGTAGCCGAGGCCGCGCGCCAGAGCATGCCGATGCGCTTTGCTGCGGCATCCGATCGAGAGTCAGTCGTCGAATCCATCGCCGACGCTGCGGAGCGCGCCTCGCTGCGCCTCTCCCCGCCAGAGGTCGCCGTAAGCCCATCCGAGTTCCAGCGAGTCGACGGCTCCTCGGTCTTCCGCGCTCGAAAGAGTGCAGTGTTCACCGCGTCGATCTTGTTGGATGCCGAGTCACGACTGCTTGATCGATCTCACAACCTCGGTGCGCCACGGATTGCAATGGACTGGGGGCGACGTGCGCGTCGCCGCTCGGACGGCGTGGCGCTCTCCATCGATCAGGTCGACGCGCTCGAGATGATCGCTACGTCGGGGCGCGCCATCGATCTTCTGGTCGGCGCTGCCGGCACCGGAAAGACATCCGCGATGCGTGCTCTTCGAGTCGTCTGGGAAGAGGTCTACGGTCGAGGCGCCGTCGTCGGACTCGCGCCTTCCGCTGGCGCCGCCCACGTCCTCGCCGAGGACCTGGGTATTCCGACGGAGAACACCGCGAAGTGGTGGACAAACCACCTGATCCATGGCGACACGTTTTCGTCAGGTCAGCTGGTCATCATCGATGAGGCATCCCTCGCCGGCACCATCTCGCTCGATCGAATCACGATGGTCGCTACCGCGGCCGGCGCGAAAGTGTTGCTTGTCGGTGATCACGCGCAACTCCAGGCCGTCGATGCGGGTGGCGCGTTCGCTCTCCTCGTCCACGATCGCGAAGTCGTGCCTCAACTGTTCGATGTGCATCGGTTCCTCGATGCATGGGAAAAGGACGCCTCCGCTCAGCTGCGTGACGGCGATACCGACGTCATTGACGTTTATGCCGACCACGACAGAGTTCTCGAGGGCGATTCGGAAGCGATGATCGACGCGGCCTACGCGCAGTGGCGGAGCGACCTACGTATGGGGCTGTCGAGCGTGCTCGTTGCCGACTCCAACGAGGCGGTTGCAGCGCTCAACATCCGTGCCCGCGCCGAGCGCATCATCGATGGTGAGATATCCGGAACGCGCGAGGTGACGTTGCACGCGGGGGATGCCGCCGCAGCGGGCGACCTCGTGCTCACCCGGCGCAACGACCGCAGTCTGCGGAGCGGTAGATCCTGGGTGCGCAACGGCGATAGATGGAGCGTCGTCGACGTGCTCAGCGATGGACGGATGCTGGTGCGCCGCGCGGGCCGTCACCATGGGGTGACGGTCGAACTGCCGGCAGATTACGTCGCGGCGCACGTCGACCTCGGCTACGCCATCACGGCTCACCGCGCACAGGGAATCACCACCGATACCGCGCACGTCCTGGCACGGTCGGGAATGACGCGCGAGAGCTTCTATGTTGCGATGACCCGCGGTCGTAGAGCGAACACCGCGTATGTTGCTGTCGACCGTACCGAAGCCGGCCACGCCGGACCGCACCCGGGTGAACCAATCGAGGTGAATGCGCGCACTGTTCTGCGCGGCGTTCTCCAGCATGTAGGAGCCGAGCTTTCGGCGCACGAGACGATCGCTGCTGAGCAGGATCGCTGGGAGTCGACCGCGCAACTCGCCGCAGAGTACGAGACCATCGCCGCCGCTGCACAACGAGACCGCTGGGTTGATGTGATCCAACATTCCGGACTGACGAGCGCACAGTCGTCGGCAGTTATCGCATCGGACGCGTTCGGACCATTGGTGGCTGAGCTGCGACGCGCAGAGGCGTATCATCACGATGTCGACCGGCTCTTGCCGGTGCTCGCACGTGCTCGCGGTCTTGACGATGCGGGGGACATCGCCGCGGTTCTTCTCTCACGTCTGCAGAGAGCGACAGCCCGCGAGGCTGATCGAGGAATCGGACGCAAAGCGCCGCGATTGATCACCGGGCTGGTCGCCGAAGCAATCGGTCCGATGACGCTCGAGATGCGCCGCGCCCTGGACGAACGGCGCTTGCTGATGGAGCAACGCGCGAATGGCTTGGTCGAGCAAGCCGTCGCGGCCCGCGCTGCCTGGATCGGCGAGTTGGGTTCGGAGCCAGCGGGCGTGGAGCGAGTGGCGTGGCGGCGCCATGCGGGGGTCGTCGCCGCCTATCGCGATCGATATGGCATCACGGGGCATCGCGCATTGGATGCTGCTCCGGCGACGACTACTCAGCAACGGGACGCCGCGAGTGCGGAGCTTGCGATCGATGCAGCGCGTCGGCTCGCTCGAGGAAGCGGCCTCCAGGACCGTCGAGTGAGGGGGAGTGGCCGCGACATGAACGCGCTCGCCCGATAGCCTCTTTCCTTTGTCGTCGCCCAGTTTTAGAATCGTCGGAGGCAACCTCATTAGCGCCGTCGCTTCGAGCGACGGTATGACCGGTCCTGATCGGTCCTTCCAAGTTCTCGTTGTTGAGCTTTAGGAGGGCAGCCGCATGTTCGGACTCGTCTGGATGCTCGGCACTCGCGTGCGCATCTTCATGCGTCGGTTCATGCCGACCAACATGCTCGTTGCCAAGATCTTCACTCGGCGTGGCCTGAAATGGGGCGCGCCCGCGATGCTGATCGCTGTCATTTACATGGCCGCCGCCGTAGTTGCTCGAGGAATGGTCGAGCAGGGTGGGCCGGGCTGGATGAACCTGCTCGTGATTCTCTTCATCTGGAACGCGATTAAGTTCATCGTCGTTGGGCCCGTGAGCGCGATCTATCTGCTGAGGGTGCGACTGCGTGAAGCGAAGATTCGGCGTGCGTTGCGAGTGCCGGTGATGAGCGAAGGCGTCGTGCTCCAACGTGATGAGCGACCGTCTGTTCGCGCGTTTCACTGATTCCGATCTTCGCCGCGCGGGGGCACGTGCTCACCTTGTATGCGGGACACGCTGGCTGTGTACAGCGCTGGTACTCGACGTCGGAGGTTTCGCATGGCACTGCCCCAGGAGCGGTTCGATGAACTCCTTCACCGCACTGCACTCGCTGCCCTGTTCTACTACCCAGAGATCGCCGTCGACGATGCGGACTACAACCTTCAGAGCGACATCGACTACTGCCTCGAGCCGGTGGCAGCGCTCGGCGCGGACGAACTGAACGGACTGCGAGCTGTCGTCGGGCGCGTCATCACCAATCCGTCGGCTCATAGAACAACGCTCATGGAGTTGATCATCGAGCTCGCTCCCGAGCCGTCGCCGGAGTAAGGGAGTCGCATGGCCAGTGCAAAAGGCGACGACGATCCTCCTGCTGACGTGAAGGATCAACGCGACGACAAGAAGGATCAAGGCGACGAGAAGGGCGTCGGTCGCGATAGAGAGCGTGCCCGTGAGAGCGATCGTCGCTATGCACAGGCGCACCGGGACCGAAGGGCGGCCAATTCTCGACGCTGGAGGGAGGCGCATCCGGAGCAGGCCAGGGCGCAGCGACGCCAGTGGAAGACCGATAACCCGGAACGGTCGAAGCAGCTCAATCGAGAGTCCGCGCGTCGCTCATATGGACGCGGACGCCGAACCGCAGCAATCCGCAGCCGAGCGAACGAGAGTTCGCGGCGATGGAAGCAAGCCCATCCTGAGCAGGTGCGCGAGTATCGACGACGATGGGTCGAAGCCAATCGCGAGCGGGTCCGCGAGTATTACCGCCGTTATCACGCGGACAACCGCGAACGAGTGAATGCTCGCGCCACGGCGCGACGTGATGCGGATCCGGAAAAGACCAAGCGTTCACGGAAAGCGTGGGCAGACCGCAACAAGCAGCGTCTTGCGGACTATCAACGTGCGTACCGAAGCAATCCGGATCGCTACGCAACGATTCTCGCCGCGAACTCGGCCGCGAAGCGATTGCGCACGCGACTGGAGCGGGCCGGCCTGCCGACTCGACGAATGCACAAGGTGCTCGCTGCGGAACGACGCGGCAACGACTCTCGGGCTAACGACTTCTTTGCTGACCCGTTCCGATCGGAGCACGTGAACCAGCTCATGTGGCTTTCCTCCTTGCTGACTGAGCATGTTCTCGCGGATGGCCCGCGGATGCGCGAGTTTGCAGGCTCATACGTGGCGTTCCGTGCGCGAATGGGGCTGCCAGCTATAGACGGCGAGGATTTCCTTTACGCCCATGCCGCACAAGTCGTCAGTGATCGAATGCGCGGCATCGACCTGCTGACAAGCCGCGACGTCGCCGCCGCAGTTCGCAGCGCGAGGGTCGCCGTAGCTGAGCGCGAACGACTTGCGCAGCGGCAGGCTTTTGCGCGGAGGTTGGAATCCCACCTACGGAGGAACGCTCGCCGGCTGCGGGAGGACGCGCGACTGGAGAAGGTCGTCCGCACTCACACCGGCAAGACTCGATCTGCAGTCGAGGAACTCGTGCTGCGCATGGCAATCGAGGAGGTCGTCTCCTCCGGTGGGCTCCCCAGCGGTCTGACAAAGGCGGACCTTCGTCAGGTCGTGGAGGCGTTTCGCAGGAGAGCGGTACTTGAGGTTTCCGTCGATGCCCTGCACGTTCCGCGGTTGCGAGCGTCACAATCACTTGGTCTCTGATGAACGAATTCGATGCTGCGGAGCAACCGAGATGTCCCGACTGTTGGGTAGTTATGCATAACACATCGAACGGATGGAAATGCGCGCCCTGTGGCTTCGAGCTGCAATATGAGCAGGGGCTGACGACGCTCCGCCCGAGTTCAACGGACCGTCCATTCATGGCGGTTGAAGCGCGACCAATCAGGCGAATCGTGACGATTTCTGATCCAACTCCTATTCGTCTCTGGTCTCCAATTATGGATTGGCGCGCCCGCGGCGGGTTAGTGTCCACCGCGGACGGCGGGCCAGCACCGGTACATCGACCTTGTGCCGGCCCGCAAGCGTTTGCTAT
This portion of the Microbacterium pygmaeum genome encodes:
- the mobF gene encoding MobF family relaxase is translated as MRVMSAGDGYKYLLRTVAAGDGIRSLSTPLTRYYSADGTPPGRWMGTGVDALASSIRPGDSVTEAQLQMLIGMGRHPVSGAPLGRAYPHYGNGEGAGGESMSRQRAVAGFDFTFSIPKSASVLWGVADATTQELIVDAHHRAVAHVVAYLERQIAATRTGATSVDGAVAQVSVNGIIATAFDHFDSRAGDPHLHTHVVVSNKVQTSLDGKWRSLDGRPLHAAVVALSELHEAIFTDELTRALDVNWEPRQPGRDRNTTWAIAAVPEQLVSEFSTRAHAISEETDRLIETYVAMHGHRPNPATMMKLRAQATLTTRPEKEVHSLAELTAGWRDGATRVLGHDVAGWAREVVATEPAPALLRANDVKPDRINALGSSVMLAVAEKRTTWRRWNLVAEAARQSMPMRFAAASDRESVVESIADAAERASLRLSPPEVAVSPSEFQRVDGSSVFRARKSAVFTASILLDAESRLLDRSHNLGAPRIAMDWGRRARRRSDGVALSIDQVDALEMIATSGRAIDLLVGAAGTGKTSAMRALRVVWEEVYGRGAVVGLAPSAGAAHVLAEDLGIPTENTAKWWTNHLIHGDTFSSGQLVIIDEASLAGTISLDRITMVATAAGAKVLLVGDHAQLQAVDAGGAFALLVHDREVVPQLFDVHRFLDAWEKDASAQLRDGDTDVIDVYADHDRVLEGDSEAMIDAAYAQWRSDLRMGLSSVLVADSNEAVAALNIRARAERIIDGEISGTREVTLHAGDAAAAGDLVLTRRNDRSLRSGRSWVRNGDRWSVVDVLSDGRMLVRRAGRHHGVTVELPADYVAAHVDLGYAITAHRAQGITTDTAHVLARSGMTRESFYVAMTRGRRANTAYVAVDRTEAGHAGPHPGEPIEVNARTVLRGVLQHVGAELSAHETIAAEQDRWESTAQLAAEYETIAAAAQRDRWVDVIQHSGLTSAQSSAVIASDAFGPLVAELRRAEAYHHDVDRLLPVLARARGLDDAGDIAAVLLSRLQRATAREADRGIGRKAPRLITGLVAEAIGPMTLEMRRALDERRLLMEQRANGLVEQAVAARAAWIGELGSEPAGVERVAWRRHAGVVAAYRDRYGITGHRALDAAPATTTQQRDAASAELAIDAARRLARGSGLQDRRVRGSGRDMNALAR
- a CDS encoding sulfate permease: MFGLVWMLGTRVRIFMRRFMPTNMLVAKIFTRRGLKWGAPAMLIAVIYMAAAVVARGMVEQGGPGWMNLLVILFIWNAIKFIVVGPVSAIYLLRVRLREAKIRRALRVPVMSEGVVLQRDERPSVRAFH